A window of the Carassius gibelio isolate Cgi1373 ecotype wild population from Czech Republic chromosome B16, carGib1.2-hapl.c, whole genome shotgun sequence genome harbors these coding sequences:
- the LOC127975105 gene encoding POU domain, class 2, transcription factor 2-like isoform X2: MTKTGPVASMDYSHMWLPGMCLEHLGWLPDIRMSKPIEVENPAADSPMEGTDSERNGSDSNNQVQPMKISPFSLSPTLSSSSKTKVEDCGEMSPAAVQTPPAQTPLPHTQLMLTGGQLAGLTALLPAQQQLLLQQAQLLAAAVQQSHVAHAASQQQAQQQAAQPQSQGHSQSTQEQNATPVPPPPPPHQLPLSQPIQLTAQDIQQLLQLQQLVLVPGHTLPSPAQFLLPQTQQGQQGLLSTPNLIPLPQQNQGSLLAAPHRLSLQAQREKVADSSVNTVTPVSTHPEEPSDLEELEQFARTFKQRRIKLGFTQGDVGLAMGKLYGNDFSQTTISRFEALNLSFKNMCKLKPLLEKWLNDAETMSMDSTLPSPSALSSPSLGFEGLPGRRRKKRTSIETNVRVALERSFITNQKPTSEEILFIAEKLNMEKEVIRVWFCNRRQKEKRINPSSATPPLPSQPQPTSHKPPCYSPHMMPSQGPSQTVSRLGTPVCPLTQNGPSLSSAPSPVTPPPRNDASPAPPTHSTLSVNTGSWHKKNGDVSNYINDFAAYLRNMVRGVNTGMNQALLGCNPLATIQALAASGGQLPISSLEGSSKVLIGGSGGQGAGLPSSLFLNHSSLLPMASGTGMGLGSSALAKTSFPLTGGMSPSPCSSPISSCSSGDLLHSPHSIGGAKIE, translated from the exons ATGACAAAGACCGGTCCTGTTGCATCCATGGACTACTCCCATATGTGGTTGCCAGGTATGTGTCTGGAGCATCTGGGGTGGTTGCCAG ATATCAGAATGTCAAAGCCAATAGAGGTTGAGAATCCAGCGGCAGACTCTCCGATGGAGGGCACAG ACTCAGAAAGAAATGGCTCGGATTCAAATAATCAG GTTCAGCCAATGAAAATCAGCCCTTTCTCTCTTTCCCCCACactgagcagcagcagcaag ACTAAGGTGGAGGATTGTGGTGAGATGTCTCCCGCTGCTGTACAAACTCCACCTGCCCAGACGCCCCTTCCCCACACACAGCTGATGCTAACGGGTGGTCAGCTCGCAGGG ttGACTGCACTTTTGCCAGCACAGCAACAGCTGCTCTTACAGCAGGCGCAGCTCCTCGCTGCAGCTGTGCAGCAGTCGCATGTGGCCCACGCGGCCAGTCAACAGCAAGCCCAGCAGCAGGCAGCTCAACCGCAGTCACAGGGCCATTCACAGAGCACACAGGAACAAAACGCCACCCCTGTCccgccgcctcctcctcctcaccagCTTCCGCTTTCTCAGCCAATCCAGCTCACTGCGCAG gACATTCAGCAGTTGTTGCAGCTGCAGCAGCTGGTCCTGGTTCCAGGACACACTCTGCCTTCACCCGCACAGTTTCTTTTACCACAAACACAGCAAGGGCAGCAAG GGCTGCTATCAACACCAAATCTAATTCCACTACCTCAGCAAAACCAAGGAAGCCTGCTGGCCGCTCCACACAGACTTAGTCTTCAAGCACAG AGGGAGAAGGTTGCAGACAGCAGCGTGAACACAGTGACTCCGGTGAGCACTCATCCTGAGGAGCCCAGTGATCTGGAGGAACTGGAGCAATTCGCCCGCACATTCAAACAGAGGAGGATCAAACTGGGAttcacacag GGTGATGTGGGATTGGCCATGGGGAAGCTCTATGGGAATGATTTCAGTCAGACCACCATCTCTCGATTTGAGGCGCTCAATCTCAGCTTCAAGAACATGTGCAAACTTAAACCTCTGTTGGAGAAGTGGCTGAACGACGCAG AAACAATGTCGATGGACAGCACCTTGCCAAGTCCCAGTGCTCTTTCCTCTCCCTCGCTGGGCTTCGAGGGCTTGCCTGGCCGCCGTAGGAAGAAACGCACCAGCATTGAGACCAACGTCCGCGTCGCTCTGGAACGCAGCTTCATCACG AACCAGAAGCCTACCTCAGAGGAGATCCTGTTCATCGCCGAAAAGCTCAACATGGAGAAGGAGGTGATCCGCGTCTGGTTCTGCAACCGCCGACAGAAAGAGAAACGTATTAACCCCTCCAGTGCCACCCCTCCCTTGCCCAGCCAACCCCAGCCCACCTCGCACAAACCCCCCTGCTACAGCCCGCACATG ATGCCCAGTCAGGGACCATCACAGACAGTGAGCCGTCTCGGTACACCAG TTTGCCCTTTGACCCAAAATGGACCCTCCTTAAGCTCTGCACCATCTCCTGTGACCCCGCCTCCCCGCAATGATGCCAGTCCCGCCCCTCCGACTCACAGTACACTAAGTGTGAACACAGG TTCATGGCATAAAAAGAATGGTGACGTTTCTAACTACATCAATGACTTTGCTGCATATTTGAG GAATATGGTGAGGGGAGTTAACACAGGAATGAACCAAGCTCTTCTTGGCTGCAACCCACTTGCTACTATCCAAG CTCTAGCAGCCAGTGGTGGCCAGCTGCCCATTTCCAGTCTTGAGGGAAGCAGCAAGGTGTTAATTGGTGGTTCTGGAGGCCAAGGAGCAGGTCTCCCCTCTTCCCTCTTTCTCAACCACTCCTCTTTGTTGCCCATGGCATCAGGCACCGGCATGGGATTGGGCAGTTCAGCTCTTGCCAAAACCTCATTTCCTCTCACAGGCGGCATGAGTCCCTCCCCTTGCTCCAGCCCCATCTCTTCCTGCTCTTCCGGCGATTTGCTACATAGCCCACACTCGATTGGAGGG
- the LOC127975105 gene encoding POU domain, class 2, transcription factor 2-like isoform X6: MFVPLPVPFVLPRTASDLHAWRLKSPLALRSHSDIRMSKPIEVENPAADSPMEGTDSERNGSDSNNQVQPMKISPFSLSPTLSSSSKTKVEDCGEMSPAAVQTPPAQTPLPHTQLMLTGGQLAGLTALLPAQQQLLLQQAQLLAAAVQQSHVAHAASQQQAQQQAAQPQSQGHSQSTQEQNATPVPPPPPPHQLPLSQPIQLTAQDIQQLLQLQQLVLVPGHTLPSPAQFLLPQTQQGQQGLLSTPNLIPLPQQNQGSLLAAPHRLSLQAQREKVADSSVNTVTPVSTHPEEPSDLEELEQFARTFKQRRIKLGFTQGDVGLAMGKLYGNDFSQTTISRFEALNLSFKNMCKLKPLLEKWLNDAETMSMDSTLPSPSALSSPSLGFEGLPGRRRKKRTSIETNVRVALERSFITNQKPTSEEILFIAEKLNMEKEVIRVWFCNRRQKEKRINPSSATPPLPSQPQPTSHKPPCYSPHMMPSQGPSQTVSRLGTPVCPLTQNGPSLSSAPSPVTPPPRNDASPAPPTHSTLSVNTGSWHKKNGDVSNYINDFAAYLSSSSQWWPAAHFQS, encoded by the exons ATATCAGAATGTCAAAGCCAATAGAGGTTGAGAATCCAGCGGCAGACTCTCCGATGGAGGGCACAG ACTCAGAAAGAAATGGCTCGGATTCAAATAATCAG GTTCAGCCAATGAAAATCAGCCCTTTCTCTCTTTCCCCCACactgagcagcagcagcaag ACTAAGGTGGAGGATTGTGGTGAGATGTCTCCCGCTGCTGTACAAACTCCACCTGCCCAGACGCCCCTTCCCCACACACAGCTGATGCTAACGGGTGGTCAGCTCGCAGGG ttGACTGCACTTTTGCCAGCACAGCAACAGCTGCTCTTACAGCAGGCGCAGCTCCTCGCTGCAGCTGTGCAGCAGTCGCATGTGGCCCACGCGGCCAGTCAACAGCAAGCCCAGCAGCAGGCAGCTCAACCGCAGTCACAGGGCCATTCACAGAGCACACAGGAACAAAACGCCACCCCTGTCccgccgcctcctcctcctcaccagCTTCCGCTTTCTCAGCCAATCCAGCTCACTGCGCAG gACATTCAGCAGTTGTTGCAGCTGCAGCAGCTGGTCCTGGTTCCAGGACACACTCTGCCTTCACCCGCACAGTTTCTTTTACCACAAACACAGCAAGGGCAGCAAG GGCTGCTATCAACACCAAATCTAATTCCACTACCTCAGCAAAACCAAGGAAGCCTGCTGGCCGCTCCACACAGACTTAGTCTTCAAGCACAG AGGGAGAAGGTTGCAGACAGCAGCGTGAACACAGTGACTCCGGTGAGCACTCATCCTGAGGAGCCCAGTGATCTGGAGGAACTGGAGCAATTCGCCCGCACATTCAAACAGAGGAGGATCAAACTGGGAttcacacag GGTGATGTGGGATTGGCCATGGGGAAGCTCTATGGGAATGATTTCAGTCAGACCACCATCTCTCGATTTGAGGCGCTCAATCTCAGCTTCAAGAACATGTGCAAACTTAAACCTCTGTTGGAGAAGTGGCTGAACGACGCAG AAACAATGTCGATGGACAGCACCTTGCCAAGTCCCAGTGCTCTTTCCTCTCCCTCGCTGGGCTTCGAGGGCTTGCCTGGCCGCCGTAGGAAGAAACGCACCAGCATTGAGACCAACGTCCGCGTCGCTCTGGAACGCAGCTTCATCACG AACCAGAAGCCTACCTCAGAGGAGATCCTGTTCATCGCCGAAAAGCTCAACATGGAGAAGGAGGTGATCCGCGTCTGGTTCTGCAACCGCCGACAGAAAGAGAAACGTATTAACCCCTCCAGTGCCACCCCTCCCTTGCCCAGCCAACCCCAGCCCACCTCGCACAAACCCCCCTGCTACAGCCCGCACATG ATGCCCAGTCAGGGACCATCACAGACAGTGAGCCGTCTCGGTACACCAG TTTGCCCTTTGACCCAAAATGGACCCTCCTTAAGCTCTGCACCATCTCCTGTGACCCCGCCTCCCCGCAATGATGCCAGTCCCGCCCCTCCGACTCACAGTACACTAAGTGTGAACACAGG TTCATGGCATAAAAAGAATGGTGACGTTTCTAACTACATCAATGACTTTGCTGCATATTTGAG CTCTAGCAGCCAGTGGTGGCCAGCTGCCCATTTCCAGTCTTGA
- the LOC127975105 gene encoding POU domain, class 2, transcription factor 2-like isoform X7, which yields MFVPLPVPFVLPRTASDLHAWRLKSPLALRSHSDIRMSKPIEVENPAADSPMEGTDSERNGSDSNNQVQPMKISPFSLSPTLSSSSKTKVEDCGEMSPAAVQTPPAQTPLPHTQLMLTGGQLAGLTALLPAQQQLLLQQAQLLAAAVQQSHVAHAASQQQAQQQAAQPQSQGHSQSTQEQNATPVPPPPPPHQLPLSQPIQLTAQDIQQLLQLQQLVLVPGHTLPSPAQFLLPQTQQGQQGLLSTPNLIPLPQQNQGSLLAAPHRLSLQAQREKVADSSVNTVTPVSTHPEEPSDLEELEQFARTFKQRRIKLGFTQGDVGLAMGKLYGNDFSQTTISRFEALNLSFKNMCKLKPLLEKWLNDAETMSMDSTLPSPSALSSPSLGFEGLPGRRRKKRTSIETNVRVALERSFITNQKPTSEEILFIAEKLNMEKEVIRVWFCNRRQKEKRINPSSATPPLPSQPQPTSHKPPCYSPHMMPSQGPSQTVSRLGTPVCPLTQNGPSLSSAPSPVTPPPRNDASPAPPTHSTLSVNTGSSSQWWPAAHFQS from the exons ATATCAGAATGTCAAAGCCAATAGAGGTTGAGAATCCAGCGGCAGACTCTCCGATGGAGGGCACAG ACTCAGAAAGAAATGGCTCGGATTCAAATAATCAG GTTCAGCCAATGAAAATCAGCCCTTTCTCTCTTTCCCCCACactgagcagcagcagcaag ACTAAGGTGGAGGATTGTGGTGAGATGTCTCCCGCTGCTGTACAAACTCCACCTGCCCAGACGCCCCTTCCCCACACACAGCTGATGCTAACGGGTGGTCAGCTCGCAGGG ttGACTGCACTTTTGCCAGCACAGCAACAGCTGCTCTTACAGCAGGCGCAGCTCCTCGCTGCAGCTGTGCAGCAGTCGCATGTGGCCCACGCGGCCAGTCAACAGCAAGCCCAGCAGCAGGCAGCTCAACCGCAGTCACAGGGCCATTCACAGAGCACACAGGAACAAAACGCCACCCCTGTCccgccgcctcctcctcctcaccagCTTCCGCTTTCTCAGCCAATCCAGCTCACTGCGCAG gACATTCAGCAGTTGTTGCAGCTGCAGCAGCTGGTCCTGGTTCCAGGACACACTCTGCCTTCACCCGCACAGTTTCTTTTACCACAAACACAGCAAGGGCAGCAAG GGCTGCTATCAACACCAAATCTAATTCCACTACCTCAGCAAAACCAAGGAAGCCTGCTGGCCGCTCCACACAGACTTAGTCTTCAAGCACAG AGGGAGAAGGTTGCAGACAGCAGCGTGAACACAGTGACTCCGGTGAGCACTCATCCTGAGGAGCCCAGTGATCTGGAGGAACTGGAGCAATTCGCCCGCACATTCAAACAGAGGAGGATCAAACTGGGAttcacacag GGTGATGTGGGATTGGCCATGGGGAAGCTCTATGGGAATGATTTCAGTCAGACCACCATCTCTCGATTTGAGGCGCTCAATCTCAGCTTCAAGAACATGTGCAAACTTAAACCTCTGTTGGAGAAGTGGCTGAACGACGCAG AAACAATGTCGATGGACAGCACCTTGCCAAGTCCCAGTGCTCTTTCCTCTCCCTCGCTGGGCTTCGAGGGCTTGCCTGGCCGCCGTAGGAAGAAACGCACCAGCATTGAGACCAACGTCCGCGTCGCTCTGGAACGCAGCTTCATCACG AACCAGAAGCCTACCTCAGAGGAGATCCTGTTCATCGCCGAAAAGCTCAACATGGAGAAGGAGGTGATCCGCGTCTGGTTCTGCAACCGCCGACAGAAAGAGAAACGTATTAACCCCTCCAGTGCCACCCCTCCCTTGCCCAGCCAACCCCAGCCCACCTCGCACAAACCCCCCTGCTACAGCCCGCACATG ATGCCCAGTCAGGGACCATCACAGACAGTGAGCCGTCTCGGTACACCAG TTTGCCCTTTGACCCAAAATGGACCCTCCTTAAGCTCTGCACCATCTCCTGTGACCCCGCCTCCCCGCAATGATGCCAGTCCCGCCCCTCCGACTCACAGTACACTAAGTGTGAACACAGG CTCTAGCAGCCAGTGGTGGCCAGCTGCCCATTTCCAGTCTTGA